In Clostridium sp., one DNA window encodes the following:
- a CDS encoding helix-turn-helix domain-containing protein encodes MESNVKKINLIRIKQGMSVTELAEKSKLAKATVSRILNNKACARPDTIGKLAKALNVDVEQIVDFK; translated from the coding sequence ATGGAATCTAATGTCAAAAAAATTAATTTAATTAGAATAAAGCAAGGAATGTCTGTAACTGAGTTAGCTGAAAAATCGAAACTAGCAAAAGCAACAGTATCAAGAATTTTAAATAATAAAGCTTGTGCAAGACCGGATACAATAGGCAAGCTTGCTAAGGCTTTAAATGTTGATGTAGAACAGATTGTTGATTTTAAATAG
- a CDS encoding Rha family transcriptional regulator: MDKPIDKNKPETLDSLEVAKMVGKSHKNLLRDIDTYIKQMGEANKEILKANSKNEDGSKVSTPIKPDDYFVESTYVNSQNKGQPCYEISKMGCDFIAHKLNGTKGTEFTATYIKRFYEMEQNQYKIPTYPEALRLYADEYERSEKLQIENTHKQSIIDGLTKDIPLASKRKLVNKAVRYGCSDGTQIEARWNLLYGEFKDKYGIDVKKRYKNYVEADEKPKLKYKLDYVDKVLDMIPELFEIACVLYEGDIKELEQKMFNLRENKNVVSV; this comes from the coding sequence ATGGACAAACCAATAGATAAAAATAAGCCTGAAACATTGGACAGCCTAGAAGTAGCGAAAATGGTAGGGAAAAGTCATAAGAACCTTTTAAGAGATATTGATACTTATATAAAACAGATGGGAGAAGCCAATAAAGAAATTTTAAAGGCTAACTCAAAAAATGAGGACGGCTCAAAAGTGAGCACTCCTATAAAACCTGACGATTACTTTGTTGAGAGTACTTATGTTAATTCTCAGAATAAAGGACAACCATGTTATGAAATATCTAAAATGGGATGTGATTTTATAGCCCATAAGCTGAATGGAACTAAAGGAACAGAATTTACAGCAACGTATATAAAAAGATTTTATGAAATGGAGCAAAATCAATATAAGATACCGACTTATCCAGAAGCTTTAAGATTATATGCTGATGAATATGAGCGAAGTGAAAAGCTACAAATTGAAAATACCCATAAACAAAGTATAATTGACGGATTAACAAAGGATATACCACTGGCGAGTAAAAGAAAGCTTGTAAATAAGGCTGTAAGGTATGGCTGTTCTGATGGTACACAGATTGAAGCAAGATGGAATTTATTATATGGAGAATTTAAAGATAAATATGGCATAGATGTTAAGAAAAGATATAAAAATTATGTTGAAGCTGATGAAAAGCCAAAATTAAAGTACAAGCTTGATTACGTTGATAAAGTGTTGGATATGATACCCGAATTATTTGAAATAGCTTGCGTGTTGTATGAGGGCGATATAAAAGAGTTAGAACAGAAAATGTTTAATCTTAGGGAAAATAAAAATGTAGTATCGGTGTAA
- a CDS encoding transcription repressor NadR, producing MNSEERRTHIENILKSNNKPQKGHVLAEKLGVTRQVIVKDIAILRAEGKDIIATPEGYLIPKSEHNRIKQVIAVLHKSDEMEDELTTIVKFGGVVEDVIIEHSIYGEIKGMLMIKSIYDVKNFISKVRETKSEPLLVLTGGIHLHTISAENSFIIDNIRRELKKKNYLISN from the coding sequence ATGAATTCTGAAGAAAGAAGGACACATATAGAAAATATATTGAAAAGTAATAATAAACCTCAAAAGGGACATGTTTTAGCAGAAAAACTTGGAGTTACAAGACAGGTTATAGTTAAAGATATAGCTATTTTGAGGGCGGAGGGTAAGGATATTATAGCAACACCAGAAGGATATTTAATTCCTAAAAGTGAACACAACAGAATCAAGCAGGTAATTGCAGTTTTACATAAATCAGATGAAATGGAAGATGAATTGACAACTATAGTTAAATTTGGTGGAGTTGTTGAAGATGTTATAATAGAACATTCTATATATGGTGAAATTAAGGGAATGCTTATGATAAAATCCATATATGATGTTAAAAATTTTATTTCTAAGGTTAGAGAGACAAAATCAGAACCTCTTTTAGTATTGACAGGAGGAATACATCTTCATACTATTTCTGCAGAAAATTCTTTTATTATAGATAATATAAGGAGAGAGTTGAAAAAGAAAAATTATTTAATTTCCAACTAA
- a CDS encoding tyrosine-type recombinase/integrase, with translation MANKTNCIRNGKKYYRLRVDLGRDSNGKRIRKTFYGQSKKDAENKLEKYKNGLNSGLTNDYDKLTLGNVCKLWLFEKVKNTVKPSTFERYEGIYRLYIEPSPLYPIKLKDLKSLDIQRYYNDLFNSGKSSSVIKNLNKLLKSFFNYCIDEGYIVRNYCIGKSITIPESSSVNENKKDDITVFTLDEQNQFINAIQNHRLKALFLLDLGTGLREGEIIGLKWNDIDFKNCTVSIKRAIKGVTLIEGNKRQYHLIEQTPKTKNSIRTIPFPENLVPILKKHKLQQKEEQIKSGSAYTKNDYIFCTELGLPIDPRNLRRSYERVLKKYNIPYKKFHSLRHTFATRLFENGVPLKTVQMLLGHSNINITANIYTHVMPPEKFKAIDKINSIFDMK, from the coding sequence ATGGCAAATAAAACTAATTGTATACGTAACGGTAAAAAATATTATAGACTTCGTGTTGATCTAGGTAGAGATTCCAATGGAAAACGTATTAGAAAAACATTCTATGGTCAAAGTAAAAAAGATGCTGAGAATAAGCTAGAAAAATATAAGAATGGACTTAATAGTGGATTAACTAATGATTATGATAAACTCACCTTAGGTAATGTATGTAAATTGTGGCTATTTGAAAAGGTAAAAAATACCGTCAAGCCTAGCACTTTTGAAAGATATGAGGGCATTTACAGGCTTTATATTGAACCTTCACCATTATACCCTATAAAATTGAAAGACCTTAAATCACTAGATATACAGCGATATTACAATGATTTATTTAACTCTGGTAAAAGCAGCAGTGTAATCAAAAACTTGAATAAACTACTCAAGTCTTTTTTTAATTACTGTATTGATGAAGGATACATTGTAAGAAATTACTGTATAGGAAAATCTATAACTATACCTGAAAGCAGCTCCGTAAATGAAAATAAAAAAGATGATATAACTGTATTTACATTAGATGAACAAAACCAATTTATAAATGCAATACAAAATCATAGATTAAAAGCTTTATTTCTCCTGGATCTAGGAACTGGACTTCGTGAAGGTGAAATAATAGGTTTAAAATGGAATGATATAGACTTTAAGAATTGTACTGTATCAATAAAACGTGCTATAAAGGGTGTTACCCTTATTGAAGGGAATAAAAGACAATACCATCTTATAGAGCAAACTCCTAAAACTAAAAATAGTATCAGAACTATTCCTTTCCCTGAAAATTTAGTACCAATATTAAAAAAACATAAATTACAGCAAAAAGAAGAGCAAATCAAATCAGGATCAGCTTATACAAAGAATGATTATATATTCTGCACTGAATTAGGTTTGCCTATAGATCCACGTAATTTAAGACGTTCTTATGAAAGAGTATTAAAAAAATACAATATACCATATAAAAAATTTCATAGCCTGAGACATACTTTTGCTACACGTCTATTTGAAAATGGTGTACCTTTAAAAACAGTTCAAATGTTACTTGGCCATAGCAATATAAACATTACTGCTAATATCTACACTCATGTCATGCCTCCTGAAAAATTTAAAGCAATTGATAAGATAAACTCTATCTTTGATATGAAATAA
- a CDS encoding NAD(P)/FAD-dependent oxidoreductase — MDYDVLILGGGIIGCAVAYELSKYNLNIALIEKDYDIADDVALINPCVVYDGIECGTNLLSRLESMGNSIIREIAPKFNINFTRKGYLIVSDNEKDEQELIKIYDRALERGIKNIHILDQKQVSALEPNLNIKEKRAVYSKNVGIISPYDLAISYGEVAFDNGVNFKLEEEVLDIQFMSKGFKVVTNKNKFTCSMVLNTIPRNRYNIDNRINRERKVGYINYFLIENIRNKYHNILVRRGEKGQRIYIISVDNDSLMVEISTNSDIDYTEGLKIIEKYFGNIDKNKISIFYKSKYYNDDLIIDDSLIDKGYIKVIEKNWGQITMSPAIARIVCETIVNNLNCVPKKDFIDRRREFYRFKDMSNEERNQLIKLNKKYGKIVCYCQKVSEGEIIDSIRRPLGARTIEGIKRRTGATSGNCLGSQCLYKICSILARETNKNITDIVKDSRNSKIILSRIKEFDQI, encoded by the coding sequence ATGGACTACGATGTACTTATATTAGGTGGAGGTATAATAGGATGTGCGGTTGCCTATGAGCTTTCAAAGTATAATTTAAATATAGCTTTAATAGAGAAGGATTATGATATAGCAGATGATGTAGCTCTTATAAATCCATGTGTGGTATATGATGGAATTGAATGTGGAACTAATCTGTTGTCAAGACTTGAATCTATGGGGAACAGCATTATAAGAGAAATTGCTCCTAAGTTCAATATAAATTTTACAAGAAAAGGTTATCTTATAGTTTCAGACAATGAAAAAGATGAACAAGAATTAATAAAAATATATGATAGAGCGTTGGAAAGAGGAATAAAAAATATACATATACTTGATCAAAAACAAGTTTCAGCACTTGAACCTAATTTGAATATAAAAGAGAAAAGAGCTGTATATTCTAAAAATGTAGGTATTATATCGCCTTATGATCTTGCTATATCTTATGGTGAAGTTGCATTTGATAATGGAGTTAATTTTAAGCTTGAAGAGGAAGTATTGGATATACAATTTATGTCTAAAGGATTTAAAGTTGTAACAAATAAAAATAAGTTTACATGTAGTATGGTATTAAATACTATTCCACGGAACAGATATAATATAGATAATAGAATTAATAGAGAAAGAAAAGTAGGATATATAAATTATTTCTTAATAGAAAATATAAGAAATAAATATCATAATATTTTAGTTAGAAGAGGGGAAAAAGGTCAGAGAATATATATTATTTCAGTTGATAATGATTCATTAATGGTGGAAATAAGTACAAATAGTGATATAGATTATACTGAAGGATTAAAAATAATAGAAAAGTATTTTGGAAATATAGACAAAAATAAAATAAGTATATTCTACAAATCCAAATATTATAATGATGATCTTATTATAGATGATAGTTTGATAGATAAGGGATATATAAAAGTTATTGAAAAAAACTGGGGACAAATAACCATGTCTCCAGCAATTGCAAGGATAGTTTGTGAAACTATAGTTAATAATTTAAATTGTGTTCCCAAAAAAGATTTTATAGACAGGAGAAGAGAATTCTATAGATTTAAAGATATGTCAAATGAGGAAAGAAATCAATTAATAAAACTAAATAAAAAATATGGCAAAATAGTATGTTATTGTCAGAAAGTAAGTGAAGGTGAAATTATAGATTCAATCAGAAGACCCCTCGGTGCACGTACTATAGAAGGTATAAAAAGGAGAACGGGAGCTACTTCTGGAAATTGTCTAGGATCGCAATGTTTATATAAGATATGTTCTATATTGGCGAGAGAAACTAATAAAAATATAACAGATATAGTTAAAGATTCTAGAAATTCAAAAATAATATTAAGCAGAATAAAAGAGTTTGATCAAATTTAA
- a CDS encoding HDIG domain-containing metalloprotein produces the protein MFFYRLKQFYWNLSSNLDEYDLFFLNHILNDKELKLFNRLSISEQKHSVKVAYSVEKMCIERNINSGLLIKAALLHDIGKIYKRLNIIDKSILVLLDKLTRGKMEKICNVSKISKIGIYYHHATLGADLLNKIGCDKYLIYLVKNHDNKNTYHNSDLDILKYCDNNN, from the coding sequence GTGTTTTTTTATAGATTAAAACAGTTTTACTGGAATTTAAGTTCTAATTTAGATGAATATGATTTGTTTTTTTTAAATCATATTTTAAATGATAAAGAATTAAAGTTATTTAATAGATTATCAATTTCCGAACAAAAACATTCTGTTAAAGTTGCTTATAGTGTAGAAAAAATGTGCATTGAAAGAAATATAAATTCCGGGTTACTTATAAAAGCTGCACTTTTGCATGATATAGGTAAGATATATAAAAGACTGAATATTATTGATAAATCTATATTGGTTCTACTAGACAAGCTAACAAGAGGTAAAATGGAAAAAATCTGTAATGTATCTAAGATTTCTAAAATAGGAATATATTATCATCATGCTACATTAGGTGCTGATTTATTGAACAAAATTGGTTGCGATAAATATTTAATTTATCTGGTAAAGAATCATGATAATAAAAATACATACCATAATAGCGATCTTGATATACTTAAGTATTGTGATAATAATAATTAA
- a CDS encoding DNA-binding protein yields the protein MEEYKVLQSKPSPKKVMDIDEFRAEYELGKSAAYNLAHKKGAPVIFNGRKILFIRSKVDEFMESLIGKQI from the coding sequence ATGGAGGAATACAAGGTTTTACAGAGCAAGCCAAGCCCTAAGAAGGTGATGGATATTGACGAGTTTAGAGCTGAATATGAGTTAGGAAAGTCGGCGGCGTATAACCTGGCTCACAAAAAGGGGGCACCTGTAATATTCAATGGTCGCAAGATATTATTTATTCGTAGCAAAGTTGATGAATTCATGGAGAGTTTAATTGGGAAGCAAATATAA
- a CDS encoding DUF1667 domain-containing protein, translating into MDNDKHDIFTSIVRIKGANCNVVPVKSTKPINKDLWIECSKALSRLHIGIPINIGDIICKNILNTKVDIISTKTINL; encoded by the coding sequence ATGGATAATGATAAACATGATATATTTACGAGCATTGTAAGGATAAAAGGAGCCAATTGTAATGTAGTTCCTGTTAAAAGTACTAAGCCTATAAATAAAGATTTATGGATAGAATGTTCTAAAGCATTAAGTAGACTTCATATAGGGATACCTATAAACATAGGGGATATAATTTGTAAGAACATACTTAATACAAAGGTGGATATAATTTCTACTAAAACTATAAATTTATGA
- a CDS encoding UPF0182 family protein: protein MKRKGITSFIIIFAVLALVTAFLDRIVNFIINIEWFKEVGYLSIYFTQIKATLKLMIPSFIICFLCIWFYYKSIRLSIMKYKKVIEVNKNKDIIQKRIVIVFNIIVSLFISYFFSSIYWYRILQFTHSVPFNIKDPILHLDISFYIFRLPLIQSIYSALVSLLIFLGILTFFIYMGLSLNDRFVSQKGFKRNFKNRFSDYDIRSGITRFAGKQLAVLAALLMICVSIGYFLKSVNLVYSTRGVTFGAGYTDIHISFLFYKIICVVSIISAIVIFVSVVKLKIKPIVISISIIVALVIIENISSVVFQNFIVKSNQKTLEQPYIKRNIDYTRKAFNIENADSKFFPVKDTLTKDDIKNNMDTINNIRVNSYDPTLEFYNQVQIIRYYYNFNNIDIDRYDINGKFTQVFLGAREINSNSIDPNTWQNKHLIYTHGYGLVMNKVNSVTSSGQPNFVIKDMPPQNSTDIKLDNPRIYFGESTDDYAVVNTKINEFDYPKGSDNATNKYEGNAGIKMNFLNRILFSLNQKSINFLLSRDIDSQSRILINRDIKDRVKKIAPFLSYDSDPYIVMSGGKLYWILDGYTVSDRYPYSQPQGNGINYIRNSFKVVVNAFDGSTNFYMMDKNDPIAQSYSKIFPGLFKDLSSLSPDIKKHFKYPEDMFNIQCDVIGKYHVTDPSVFYNGEDVWEIAKNQKQVNGNKDSMESPYVVMKLPGEKKEEMILLQYLNMRNKDNMAALFGARMDGDNYGKMVLYKFPPEKTVYSPYLFKQRLNQDTTISQELSLWNKDGSKVQFGDTIIVPIDTSLLYIEPVYLRASGKDSIPEMKRVIVSYGDKILLSQNIDTAISEIFDINQEDNQNNSDSNESDVKNTSDKSLKLKEAKDLYNKALDSQKNGDWSKYGDYINQLGKLIDELSK from the coding sequence ATGAAAAGAAAAGGAATTACAAGCTTTATAATTATATTTGCAGTTTTGGCATTAGTTACAGCATTTTTAGATAGAATTGTAAATTTCATAATAAATATTGAGTGGTTTAAAGAAGTAGGGTATTTGTCTATTTACTTTACACAAATAAAAGCTACATTAAAATTAATGATACCGTCTTTTATAATATGTTTTTTATGTATATGGTTTTATTACAAGAGTATAAGATTAAGTATAATGAAATATAAAAAAGTTATTGAGGTAAATAAGAATAAGGATATTATTCAGAAAAGAATAGTTATAGTTTTCAATATTATAGTTTCTCTTTTTATTTCTTATTTTTTTTCATCCATTTATTGGTATAGAATTTTGCAATTTACACATTCAGTTCCTTTTAACATAAAGGATCCAATTTTACATTTAGATATATCATTTTATATATTTAGATTACCACTTATACAATCAATATACAGTGCTTTAGTAAGTTTGCTTATTTTTCTTGGAATTTTAACTTTCTTCATTTATATGGGTCTAAGTCTTAATGATAGATTTGTTTCCCAAAAAGGATTTAAAAGGAATTTTAAAAATAGATTTAGTGATTATGACATTAGAAGTGGCATTACAAGATTTGCTGGAAAGCAATTAGCTGTTTTAGCCGCACTTCTAATGATATGTGTGTCCATAGGATATTTTTTAAAGTCAGTAAATCTTGTTTACAGTACTAGAGGAGTAACTTTTGGAGCCGGTTATACAGATATACATATAAGTTTTCTTTTTTATAAAATTATATGTGTAGTATCAATAATTTCTGCAATTGTAATATTCGTGAGCGTAGTCAAATTAAAAATTAAGCCTATTGTAATATCCATATCGATTATTGTAGCTTTAGTTATTATTGAAAATATATCTTCTGTTGTATTTCAGAATTTTATAGTTAAATCAAATCAGAAAACTTTGGAGCAGCCTTATATAAAACGTAATATTGATTATACACGAAAAGCATTTAATATTGAAAATGCGGATTCTAAATTTTTTCCTGTTAAAGATACTCTGACAAAAGATGATATAAAAAATAATATGGATACCATAAATAATATAAGAGTAAATTCATATGATCCAACACTTGAGTTTTACAATCAAGTTCAAATCATAAGATACTATTATAATTTTAATAATATAGATATAGATAGATATGATATAAATGGAAAGTTCACACAGGTTTTTTTAGGTGCCAGGGAAATAAATAGTAATTCTATAGATCCTAATACATGGCAGAATAAACATCTTATTTATACACATGGATATGGATTGGTAATGAACAAAGTTAATTCTGTTACTTCATCAGGTCAGCCTAATTTTGTTATAAAGGATATGCCTCCTCAAAATTCTACAGATATAAAACTTGATAATCCAAGAATATATTTTGGAGAGAGTACTGATGATTATGCTGTAGTAAATACTAAAATAAATGAATTTGATTATCCAAAAGGTAGTGATAATGCCACTAATAAGTATGAAGGCAATGCTGGAATAAAAATGAATTTTCTAAATAGAATATTGTTCTCATTAAACCAAAAGAGTATAAATTTTCTACTTTCAAGAGATATAGACAGCCAGAGTAGGATATTAATAAATAGAGATATCAAAGATAGAGTTAAAAAAATAGCACCATTTTTAAGTTATGATTCAGATCCTTATATAGTTATGAGTGGTGGGAAATTATACTGGATATTAGATGGATATACTGTTTCTGATAGATATCCATATTCACAGCCGCAGGGTAATGGAATAAATTATATAAGAAATTCATTTAAAGTAGTTGTGAATGCCTTTGATGGAAGTACAAATTTTTATATGATGGATAAAAATGACCCTATAGCTCAAAGTTACTCTAAAATATTTCCTGGGTTATTTAAAGATTTGAGCAGTTTATCTCCTGATATAAAAAAGCATTTTAAATATCCAGAAGATATGTTCAACATACAATGTGATGTTATTGGGAAATACCATGTTACTGATCCAAGTGTATTTTATAACGGTGAAGATGTATGGGAAATTGCTAAAAATCAAAAACAAGTTAATGGGAATAAAGATTCCATGGAATCTCCATATGTTGTAATGAAACTTCCAGGTGAGAAAAAAGAAGAGATGATTTTACTTCAATATTTGAACATGAGAAATAAAGATAATATGGCAGCTTTGTTTGGAGCTAGAATGGATGGAGATAATTATGGAAAGATGGTATTATATAAATTTCCACCTGAAAAGACTGTTTATAGCCCTTACTTGTTTAAACAGAGATTAAATCAAGATACTACAATATCACAGGAATTATCTCTCTGGAATAAGGATGGTTCTAAAGTACAGTTTGGTGATACTATAATAGTTCCAATAGATACTTCTCTTTTATATATAGAGCCTGTATATTTAAGGGCGAGTGGGAAAGATAGTATACCTGAAATGAAAAGAGTAATAGTTTCCTATGGTGACAAAATACTATTATCTCAAAATATTGATACAGCAATATCAGAAATATTTGATATTAATCAGGAAGATAATCAGAACAATTCAGATTCTAATGAATCAGATGTAAAAAATACAAGTGATAAATCCTTAAAATTAAAAGAAGCAAAAGACTTGTACAACAAAGCTTTGGATTCACAAAAAAATGGAGATTGGTCTAAATATGGTGACTATATAAACCAACTTGGAAAGCTAATAGATGAACTGAGTAAATAG
- a CDS encoding helix-turn-helix domain-containing protein, with product MESIFSKRLKEVRLKNNLTQQKLANLVNEELESCNMSDKKVSRVSITRYENGTRTPDYDTLCIISQVLETDLEYLLGKSNKKYYVAANEELNSLMGKITDVIEEDDKKTNDLLWNITYTFEKLIDYGIENNALTNIRNIFDAIERIVNMSINENKSNIVKDAYIMLMLYAKYVFYNINPDYLKKLIDRSKKHEEFIIKSISHEKYRKDHIELENELLKENPILKKVLENNSEFGDTYEERCANLKKELENDKKEQIRLKKLIPYIAEEQKLIYKLLHHDEQHE from the coding sequence ATGGAATCTATTTTTTCTAAAAGATTAAAAGAAGTAAGATTAAAAAATAATCTTACTCAACAGAAATTAGCCAATTTAGTAAATGAAGAACTTGAATCTTGTAATATGTCCGATAAAAAAGTATCTAGAGTTTCAATAACAAGATATGAAAATGGTACTCGTACCCCAGATTACGATACATTATGTATTATTTCACAGGTATTAGAAACTGACCTTGAATATTTATTAGGTAAAAGTAATAAAAAATATTATGTAGCAGCTAATGAAGAATTAAATAGTCTTATGGGAAAAATTACTGATGTTATCGAAGAAGATGATAAAAAAACAAATGACTTATTATGGAATATAACTTATACTTTTGAAAAACTAATAGATTATGGCATAGAGAATAACGCTTTAACTAATATTAGAAATATTTTTGATGCAATTGAAAGAATTGTAAATATGTCTATTAATGAAAATAAATCTAACATCGTAAAAGATGCTTATATAATGTTAATGTTATATGCTAAATATGTTTTTTACAATATAAATCCAGATTATTTGAAAAAGTTGATAGATAGATCTAAAAAGCATGAAGAATTTATAATTAAAAGTATATCACATGAGAAATATAGAAAAGATCATATAGAATTAGAAAATGAATTATTAAAAGAAAATCCTATATTAAAAAAAGTATTAGAAAATAATTCTGAATTTGGAGACACTTATGAAGAAAGATGTGCCAATCTAAAAAAAGAATTAGAAAATGATAAAAAAGAACAAATTAGATTAAAAAAACTTATACCATACATTGCTGAAGAACAAAAACTTATTTATAAATTACTTCATCATGATGAGCAGCATGAATAG
- a CDS encoding DUF6954 family protein translates to MFFFGIGPVILADGSFKERTITFIVVLIIFVLLTIVFKFLIKRIR, encoded by the coding sequence CTGTTTTTTTTTGGTATTGGTCCAGTAATTTTAGCTGATGGATCATTTAAAGAGAGAACTATTACATTTATAGTTGTATTAATAATATTTGTGCTTTTAACAATAGTTTTTAAATTTTTAATTAAACGTATTAGATAG